Proteins from a single region of Nocardiopsis dassonvillei subsp. dassonvillei DSM 43111:
- a CDS encoding RHS repeat domain-containing protein, which translates to MPLDHNMSDSTRGAIKVLTSIEVPKASLATLGRGSEVYAALEKRVKVLDDLFDLSRVHARRHFNGNTARNYEHSLDQFTTGDNDYVGSARSNAATMSSELFKARANVEYMHMMVIGQFVQLLAEIAWAIATAKFTFGASLKWIPIFKAIRSLAIRRILTWLLITVPGHQIISQIFASMDSIIQRIQIGRGTRHHKDPNLTRSAHIGATIEGALSAVFSAGMDGLFSKQLTDLFNDRVARITDLPDPPPLVRTEPTPGPGGPPTGPPIRETPDGPPSGPPTGPPPDPRGPVKDTPPPGNPNRDTDTPPPPGGGPDGPPSGPVKDDPPATNPDRGPDSPAPKGTPGADLPAPSLNKDLAEVFVRHKDEFLVPYNPASPIGAGVFDNAAKAAAARNEFADLFARHFGDHIGDAAARDLGRDYADTLARNWTDPNLGQHLRDTIGDRLPPTTRDHLSDVPVTLQQPLNDYFSKTSTYAQQTGGSIGTGALEGYLGEGLGSMADGRGWEASVWSATSGATQAGIQQGATDGILHGADLFKDKDKPDLNTPPPQTESRGSGNRTDDRTGPSETDPWWRGDDDPGQNGDRTPERNSGNSPAPGDRSQPTDDRDGEPAPPSRDDEQSLYDSDSDSDTSSVFDRDENSSPYDSDDEASLFDTDEATPQQDTTTEKPNGKPGPDTPHIPGPRDVPLGTNSPDPRTGDAPFPQGMNNGPLAADFLNAIVPDNPMAAAPPDAEQTTPNTGNTDDRDTADPTDRSAHGPEQQHGTAPVAVAPPVGQAAPPPAPAPQNPAPDTGQRPASSERGGGRPSQGTGDTRAQDPSTRQTTGNGPQVATESAPPVMETVTTGDTTGQDDQVTSTDEQRANPHTAPAPDAPSPADVPLPPPLVTESGPPQDTEDTGHTPSESDGGRPDDREEDTSRDDDRSQDRDKDQSGDSGDRSGDGQRSGEESGDRSGDGREGSGEGRDRSGDERGDGSDGEKDRDGERADDDAESVHEEESTDAEDGQERGDSDGRSPQRTNDDSTPDSSPQRSIGDGAHTAESTSQPDTAPTAEQRTTPEDVPPSTPTVAETGDGQRDTDLSTENAPPPPPVTESGGDQHDTGPTSENGPPQDTEDTEHPRAERDAEQSGERDEDSGAPVAGSGDAARAAETTTSDTAEDTPAPARSTDTDAPAAPPAAGPERAADSGSPPPHRRAPTPPSPGSTRGPTPAPRRSWTACPNSPGPSRTRTSPGRGRWAPNSGDHCDRSTVRPRRTAPSARRTPSRRHWCTSSPTPPTGASR; encoded by the coding sequence ATGCCGTTGGACCACAACATGTCCGACTCCACACGCGGCGCGATCAAAGTCCTCACCAGCATCGAGGTCCCCAAAGCCAGCCTGGCCACTCTGGGTCGCGGTTCGGAGGTCTACGCCGCCCTCGAAAAACGCGTCAAAGTCCTGGACGACCTGTTCGACCTCAGCCGCGTCCACGCCCGACGCCACTTCAACGGCAACACCGCCCGCAACTACGAACACTCCCTGGACCAGTTCACCACCGGCGACAACGACTACGTCGGCTCCGCCCGCTCCAACGCCGCCACCATGTCCAGCGAACTCTTCAAGGCCCGCGCCAACGTCGAGTACATGCACATGATGGTCATCGGCCAGTTCGTCCAACTCCTGGCCGAGATCGCCTGGGCCATCGCCACCGCCAAGTTCACCTTCGGCGCCTCCTTGAAGTGGATCCCCATCTTCAAGGCCATCCGCAGCCTGGCCATCCGCCGCATCCTGACCTGGCTGCTCATCACCGTGCCCGGCCACCAGATCATCAGCCAGATCTTCGCCAGCATGGACAGCATCATCCAACGCATCCAGATCGGAAGAGGCACCCGCCACCACAAAGACCCCAACCTCACCCGCAGCGCCCACATCGGCGCCACCATCGAAGGCGCCCTGTCCGCCGTCTTCTCCGCGGGCATGGACGGACTCTTCAGCAAACAACTCACCGACCTGTTCAACGACCGCGTCGCCCGCATCACCGACCTCCCCGACCCACCGCCCCTGGTCCGGACCGAGCCCACCCCCGGACCCGGTGGACCCCCCACCGGACCGCCCATCCGGGAGACCCCCGACGGGCCGCCCAGCGGACCGCCCACCGGGCCCCCGCCCGACCCCAGAGGGCCCGTCAAGGACACCCCGCCTCCCGGCAACCCCAACCGCGACACCGACACGCCACCACCGCCCGGCGGCGGGCCGGACGGGCCGCCCTCCGGACCGGTCAAGGACGACCCGCCAGCGACGAACCCCGACCGGGGACCGGACTCCCCCGCACCCAAGGGCACACCGGGCGCGGACCTGCCCGCGCCCTCCCTCAACAAGGATCTCGCCGAGGTCTTCGTCCGCCACAAGGACGAGTTCCTGGTCCCCTACAACCCCGCAAGCCCCATCGGCGCGGGCGTCTTCGACAACGCCGCCAAAGCCGCCGCGGCGCGCAACGAGTTCGCCGACCTGTTCGCCCGCCACTTCGGCGACCACATCGGAGACGCCGCAGCACGCGACCTCGGACGCGACTACGCCGACACCCTCGCCCGCAACTGGACCGACCCCAACCTGGGCCAGCACCTGCGCGACACCATCGGCGACCGCCTACCCCCCACCACCCGCGACCACCTCTCCGATGTACCGGTCACCCTCCAACAGCCCCTCAACGACTACTTCTCCAAAACCAGCACCTACGCCCAGCAGACCGGTGGCAGCATCGGCACCGGAGCCCTGGAGGGCTACCTCGGCGAGGGCCTGGGCAGCATGGCCGACGGACGCGGCTGGGAGGCCTCCGTCTGGTCCGCCACATCCGGTGCGACCCAGGCGGGCATCCAGCAGGGCGCCACCGACGGCATCCTGCACGGCGCCGACCTGTTCAAGGACAAGGACAAACCCGACCTCAACACACCCCCGCCCCAGACCGAGAGCAGAGGTTCCGGCAACCGCACCGACGACCGCACCGGCCCCAGCGAAACCGACCCCTGGTGGCGCGGGGACGACGACCCCGGCCAGAACGGCGACCGAACCCCCGAACGCAACAGCGGCAACTCCCCCGCACCCGGCGACCGGAGCCAGCCGACGGACGACCGCGACGGCGAACCCGCCCCGCCCTCGCGGGACGACGAACAATCCCTGTACGACAGCGACTCCGACAGCGACACATCCTCCGTCTTCGACCGGGACGAGAACTCCTCGCCCTACGACAGCGACGACGAGGCCTCACTGTTCGACACCGACGAGGCCACCCCCCAGCAGGACACCACCACCGAGAAACCGAACGGGAAACCCGGACCCGACACCCCCCACATCCCGGGACCACGCGACGTCCCGCTGGGAACGAACTCCCCCGACCCCAGGACCGGCGACGCCCCCTTCCCGCAGGGCATGAACAACGGCCCCCTGGCCGCCGACTTCCTCAACGCCATCGTCCCCGACAACCCCATGGCGGCCGCACCCCCCGACGCCGAGCAGACCACACCGAACACGGGGAACACCGACGACCGCGACACCGCGGACCCGACCGACCGCTCCGCCCACGGACCGGAACAGCAGCACGGCACCGCTCCCGTCGCTGTGGCGCCCCCGGTCGGCCAGGCGGCTCCACCACCCGCACCCGCCCCGCAGAACCCGGCCCCCGACACCGGCCAGCGCCCCGCGTCCTCCGAGCGCGGCGGCGGACGTCCGTCCCAGGGCACCGGTGACACCCGCGCCCAGGACCCGTCCACCCGACAGACGACCGGCAACGGCCCCCAGGTCGCCACGGAGAGCGCGCCTCCCGTTATGGAGACCGTGACCACCGGCGACACCACCGGGCAGGACGACCAGGTCACCTCGACGGACGAACAGCGCGCGAACCCCCACACCGCACCCGCCCCCGACGCCCCCTCTCCGGCCGACGTCCCGCTGCCCCCTCCTCTCGTCACCGAGAGCGGACCGCCCCAGGACACGGAGGACACCGGGCACACCCCCTCCGAAAGCGACGGCGGACGGCCCGACGATCGCGAGGAGGACACCTCCCGCGACGACGACCGTTCCCAGGACCGCGACAAGGACCAGTCCGGCGACAGCGGTGACCGGTCCGGCGACGGCCAGCGGTCGGGCGAGGAGAGCGGCGACCGCTCCGGAGACGGTCGGGAAGGCTCGGGCGAGGGCCGGGACCGGTCCGGGGACGAGAGGGGCGACGGATCCGACGGCGAGAAGGACAGGGACGGCGAACGCGCGGACGACGACGCCGAGTCCGTGCACGAGGAGGAGTCCACCGACGCGGAGGACGGCCAGGAGCGGGGCGACAGCGACGGACGTTCGCCCCAGCGCACCAACGACGACAGCACACCGGACTCCTCCCCCCAGCGGTCGATCGGCGACGGCGCGCACACCGCCGAGAGCACGTCACAACCGGATACCGCGCCCACGGCTGAGCAGCGGACCACACCGGAGGACGTCCCGCCGTCCACACCGACCGTCGCCGAAACCGGCGACGGCCAGCGCGACACCGACCTCAGCACGGAGAACGCACCGCCTCCGCCGCCCGTCACCGAGAGCGGTGGCGACCAGCACGACACCGGTCCCACGTCGGAGAACGGACCCCCTCAGGACACGGAGGACACCGAGCACCCCCGTGCCGAACGCGACGCGGAACAGTCCGGCGAGCGCGACGAGGACAGCGGGGCGCCGGTAGCGGGCTCTGGGGACGCCGCGCGCGCCGCCGAGACCACGACGTCCGACACGGCCGAGGACACGCCGGCCCCCGCCCGGAGCACGGACACGGACGCGCCTGCGGCACCGCCCGCCGCCGGACCCGAGCGCGCGGCGGACAGCGGCTCCCCACCCCCGCACAGACGCGCACCGACCCCACCGTCTCCGGGATCGACCCGAGGGCCGACGCCCGCGCCGCGTCGGTCCTGGACCGCCTGCCCGAACTCACCCGGGCCCTCGCGGACAAGGACATCCCCAGGGCGCGGGCGCTGGGCGCCGAATTCTGGAGATCACTGCGACCGGTCGACGGTCCGGCCCCGGAGAACCGCTCCATCCGCGAGGCGCACACCCTCGCGCAGGCACTGGTGTACGTCCTCTCCGACCCCTCCGACAGGCGCGTCCCGCTGA